A single region of the Raphanus sativus cultivar WK10039 chromosome 1, ASM80110v3, whole genome shotgun sequence genome encodes:
- the LOC108840847 gene encoding uncharacterized protein LOC108840847: MQFFGGSEISPSPPVPTASGNNAHMMYVFNRNGVCLLYKEWNRPLHTLNPQQDHKLMFGLLFSLKSLTAKMDPTNADKGNLGVPQLPGQGCSFHSFRTNTYKLSFMETPSGIKIILVTHPKTGDLRESLKYIYGLYVEYVVKNPIYSPGSPIKSELFNTALDQYVRSIS; the protein is encoded by the exons ATGCAGTTCTTCGGCGGATCCGAGATAAGCCCGTCGCCTCCCGTCCCAACGGCGAGTGGGAACAACGCGCACATGATGTACGTGTTCAACCGCAACGGCGTGTGTCTCCTCTACAAGGAATGGAACCGGCCTCTCCACACGCTCAACCCTCAGCAAGATCACAAGCTCATGTTCGGTCTCCTCTTCTCCCTCAAATCCCTAACCGCCAAAATGGACCCCACCAA TGCGGATAAGGGGAATCTAGGGGTCCCACAGTTGCCGGGGCAAGGATGCTCTTTCCACAGTTTCAGAACCAACACTTACAAGCTTAGCTTCATGGAGACTCCCTCTGGTATTAAG ATTATCTTAGTAACTCATCCAAAGACGGGAGATTTACGCGAATCCCTAAAGTACATCTACGGTTTATACGTTGAGTATGTGGTAAAAAACCCTATCTACAGCCCAGGATCTCCAATCAA GTCGGAGTTGTTCAACACTGCACTTGACCAATATGTGAGGAGCATCTCATAG